The following coding sequences lie in one Arachis hypogaea cultivar Tifrunner chromosome 4, arahy.Tifrunner.gnm2.J5K5, whole genome shotgun sequence genomic window:
- the LOC112795031 gene encoding uncharacterized protein: protein MKDPFFLSSANQPGLTLVTQQITEENYNSWSRAMKKALNAKHKLGFINGLVSRPDPELDAEQFETWQCVNDIVIIWILNSVFKEIVASLVYTDSAEELWNDLKEKFQHGNGSRIFEFKRDLVNLSQGLDDSYAHIRGQILLMEPLPSINKVLSLVVQEEKHRAIGAPSPPTQLAFLARNQHVPPQSGRGRENAKKVRPLCSHCSILGYTIDKCFKFHGFLPNYNRGRDSSMHGLKQVAHNVIGGESQLAQDSSSNLTMNASQVQQLIQSLNSKKLQEIASNATTQVVTPVGIVLIASLTRSTSSKQDWILDSGATIHIACDLSLFQTIHTSQNYSVSLPNNEQFQANFIRTVVVCSNITLKNVLYVPDFCVNLLSVSAFLSNTTFDITISSSNFTIQDTKMLKKIGKGCIKAFYAMIKTQFSKKIKCFRSDNAKELAATNFLQEKGVLHHFSCPYRPQQNAVVERKHQHLLNVARALYFQSQVPITFWGECVSTAAFLINRTPSPLLKMKSPFELLFEKSPNYKAMKIFGCLAYATTNTSSRLKFDPRADTTVFFGYPLGYKGYKLYNLRTKQFLISMDVIFHEDTMPFAQNPHTQLNNDIFFDVVLPNPILDSEPLPNAPTIPSVPKIPQPSTTTNTQSQILPLIENQISPSTSIQPRRSTRTKHTPSYLHDYICHTKSPYPISNFISNHRLNHTYHNSIY from the exons ATGAAAGATCCATTTTTCTTGTCATCTGCGAACCAACCAGGACTAACTCTGGTTACTCAACAGATCACCGAAGAGAATTATAACTCATGGAGCAGAGCCATGAAAAAGGCCCTCAACGCTAAGCACAAGCTTGGATTCATCAATGGTTTGGTATCGCGTCCAGATCCTGAACTTGATGCCGAACAATTCGAGACTTGGCAATGTGTAAATGACATAGTTATCATCTGGATTCTCAATTCGGTGTTCAAAGAAATTGTAGCATCCCTGGTTTATACTGATTCAGCGGAAGAGCTGTGGAATGATCTCAAAGAAAAGTTTCAACATGGCAATGGTTCAAGAATTTTTGAATTCAAGCGAGACTTAGTGAACTTGAGTCAAG GGTTAGATGATTCCTATGCTCATATTCGAGGACAGATTCTATTGATGGAGCCTCTACCATCAATCAACAAGGTCCTATCCCTAGTAGTTCAAGAAGAGAAGCACAGGGCGATTGGCGCTCCCTCACCCCCAACTCAACTTGCTTTCCTTGCAAGAAATCAGCATGTGCCTCCACAGTCtggaagaggaagagaaaatgCGAAAAAGGTCAGGCCTCTCTGTTCTCATTGTAGTATTCTCGGTTACACAATTGACAAGTGCTTTAAGTTTCATGGCTTTCTACCCAACTATAATAGAGGCAGAGATTCATCCATGCATGGTTTGAAGCAAGTAGCTCACAATGTCATTGGAGGAGAGTCTCAATTAGCTCAAGATTCATCCTCAAATTTGACCATGAATGCATCTCAAGTGCAGCAACTGATACAGTCACTTAATAGTAAAAAACTTCAAGAAATTGCTTCAAATGCAACTACACAGGTAGTCACACCAGTAGGTATCGTTCTCATTGCCTCACTTACAAGGTCAACATCATCAAAACAAGATTGGATTTTAGATAGTGGTGCCACAATCCATATTGCATGTGATTTGTCTCTCTTTCAAACTATTCACACCTCCCAAAATTATTCAGTTTCTCTTCCAAACAATGAAcagtttcaagctaatttcataaGAACAGTAGTTGTTTGTTCAAATATCACATTGAAAAATGTGTTATATGTACCTGATTTTTGTGTCAATCTTTTGTCTGTCTCAGCCTTTCTTTCAAACACTACTTTTGACATCACTATTAGCTCATCTAATTTTACAATCCAGGACACCAAGATGTTGAAGAAGATTGGGAAGG GTTGTATAAAAGCATTTTATGCAATGATAAAAACTCAATTTAGCAAGAAGATCAAGTGCTTCAGGTCCGATAATGCAAAAGAGTTGGCAGCAACTAATTTTCTGCAAGAAAAGGGTGTGCTACATCATTTCTCTTGTCCATATCGACCACAACAAAATGCGGTGGTAGAAAGAAAACACCAACACCTCCTCAATGTTGCCCGAGCTCTATATTTCCAATCACAAGTTCCAATTACCTTTTGGGGAGAATGTGTGTCCACTGCAGCCTTTCTAATCAACAGAACACCAAGTCCCCTACTCAAGATGAAATCTCCATTTGAGTTGTTATTTGAAAAGTCCCCAAACTACAAGGCAATGAAGATTTTTGGATGCCTTGCCTATGCTACCACCAATACCAGTTCTAGATTAAAGTTTGACCCTAGAGCAGATACAACTGTGTTCTTCGGTTATCCACTTGGCTACAAAGGTTATAAGCTTTACAATCTACGAACTAAACAATTCCTCATATCAATGGATGTGATATTTCATGAGGACACCATGCCTTTTGCTCAAAACCCTCATACTCAACTCAACAATGACATTTTCTTTGACGTTGTCCTCCCCAATCCAATATTAGATTCTGAACCGTTGCCTAATGCTCCAACAATTCCATCCGTACCTAAAATACCTCAACCATCAACCACAACCAATACTCAATCCCAAATTCTCCCTCTTATAGAAAACCAAATCTCACCTTCTACTTCCATCCAACCTAGAAGATCCACCAGGACTAAACATACTCCCTCCTACCTTCATGACTACATTTGCCATACTAAATCTCCTTACCCGATTTCAAACTTCATCAGCAACCATAGATTGAACCACACTTATCATAATTCCATTTACTAA
- the LOC112796966 gene encoding steroid 5-alpha-reductase DET2 encodes MISDESLFHHSLVAFYLIAPPTFISLMFLQAPYGKHHRPGWGPTLPPPLAWFLMESPTLWLTLLLFPHGRHFSNPKSMILMSPYLLHYFNRTCIYPLSLLRRSPSGNGKKTSHGFPLSIALTAFFFNLLNAYLQARWVSHYKDNYDGDGNDWFFWLAFFVGLFVFLCGMRINIVSDRELLRLKGEGKGYVIPRGGLFELVACPNYFGEILEWLGWGVMTWSWVGFGFFIYTCANLVPRAIANRQWYLDKFGGDYPKSRKAVIPYLI; translated from the coding sequence ATGATATCAGATGAGTCTCTCTTCCACCACTCACTCGTCGCATTTTACCTCATAGCGCCGCCAACCTTTATCTCCCTGATGTTCCTACAAGCTCCATATGGAAAACACCACAGGCCAGGTTGGGGGCCGACGCTGCCTCCCCCACTGGCATGGTTCCTCATGGAGAGTCCCACATTGTGGCTCACCCTCTTGCTCTTCCCACATGGCCGACACTTCTCAAACCCAAAATCCATGATCCTCATGAGCCCTTACCTACTTCACTACTTCAACCGTACTTGCATTTACCCTTTGAGCCTCCTTCGAAGGAGCCCATCGGGAAACGGCAAGAAAACTTCACATGGATTCCCTCTAAGTATTGCGCTCACGGCATTTTTCTTCAACTTGTTGAATGCTTACCTTCAAGCTAGATGGGTGTCTCACTATAAGGACAACTATGATGGTGATGGTAATGATTGGTTTTTCTGGTTGGCGTTTTTTGTGGGGTTGTTTGTGTTTTTGTGTGGGATGAGGATCAATATTGTGTCTGATAGGGAGTTGTTGAGGCTCAAGGGTGAAGGGAAGGGCTATGTTATTCCAAGGGGAGGGTTGTTTGAGCTTGTGGCTTGCCCAAACTACTTTGGGGAGATCTTGGAATGGCTTGGTTGGGGAGTGATGACATGGTCTTGGGTTGGATTCGGGTTCTTCATCTACACTTGTGCAAACTTGGTGCCAAGGGCAATTGCAAATCGCCAATGGTACTTGGACAAATTTGGTGGGGATTATCCTAAGAGCCGAAAAGCTGTTATtccatatttaatttga
- the LOC112795030 gene encoding uncharacterized mitochondrial protein AtMg00810-like → MALPERKKGLVCRLTKSLYGLRQASRQWFHEFCSTFKQNGFIQCKSDYSLFSTGSGDFEIFLLVYVDDIIIAGANLDMVTRVKLKLQSIFKLKISGDLKFFLGLKLAKSSQGISLIQRKYTLSLLDDTNLLDCKPTTVPMDANLKLRAKEGDPIPDASAYRRLIGRLMYLTISWADITFAVTKLAQFMSDPRMPHLQAAHQVLRYLKNAPGQGILFSAAFQLTLSIYFDADWGSCLDTRRSTTGYCAFLGDFLVNWKSKKWTVVSRSSTEAEYRSMAHASCEVI, encoded by the coding sequence ATGGCGCTCCCTGAACGCAAGAAAGGCCTTGTATGTAGGCTTACAAAGTCACTTTATGGGCTCCGACAAGCTTCGAGACAGTGGTTTCACGAATTCTGCTCAACTTTTAAGCAAAATGGTTTCATTCAATGTAAAAGTGACTATTCCTTGTTCTCAACAGGTTCTGGTGATTTTGAAATCTTCTTATTAGTATACGTAGACGACATCATAATTGCAGGAGCTAACCTTGATATGGTGACCAGAGTTAAATTAAAGCTGCAATCCatttttaaactcaaaatatcgGGGGACTTGAAATTCTTTTTAGGCTTGAAACTCGCCAAATCTTCTCAAGGGATTTCACTCATACAACGCAAGTATACACTCTCTTTGCTCGACGACACCAACCTCTTGGACTGCAAGCCGACAacagttcctatggatgccaatctcAAATTAAGAGCTAAAGAAGGTGATCCGATCCCTGATGCTTCTGCGTATAGGAGGCTTATTGGTCGCCTCATGTACCTCACTATCTCTTGGGCAGACATCACTTTTGCAGTCACTAAACTGGCTCAATTCATGTCTGACCCGCGGATGCCTCATTTACAAGCTGCTCACCAAGTATTAAGGTACCTTAAGAATGCACCAGGCCAAGGGATTCTGTTTTCAGCTGCTTTCCAACTCACCCTGTCCATATATTTTGATGCCGATTGGGGTAGTTGTCTCGACACAAGGCGATCAACTACAGGCTACTGTGCCTTCCTAGGTGACTTTCTCGTTAATTGGAAAAGCAAGAAGTGGACAGTAGTTTCTAGGAGCTCCACCGAAGCCGAATATAGGTCCATGGCTCATGCTAGCTGTGAGGTTATTTGA
- the LOC112796965 gene encoding acetyl-coenzyme A carboxylase carboxyl transferase subunit alpha, chloroplastic → MASSSAAASLAGGSASDLLRGSTSGFSGVPLRTLGRARLPLKQRDFSVSCKMRKVKKHEHPWPDNPDPNVKGGVLSHLSPFKPLKEKPKPVTLDFEKPLIALQKKIIDVRKMANETGLDFSDQILSLETKYQQALKDLYTHLTPIQRVNIARHPNRPTFLDHIYNITDKFVELHGDRAGYDDPAIVTGIGTIDGRRYMFIGQQKGRNTKENIQRNFGMPTPHGYRKALRLMEYADHHGFPIVTFIDTPGAYADLKSEELGQGEAIAHNLRSMFGLKVPVISIVIGEGGSGGALAIGCGNKLLMLENAVFYVASPEACAAILWKSAKAAPKAAEKLRITASELCRLEIADGVIPEPLGGAHADPSWTSQQIKKAVNEAMDELTKMNTEELLRHRMLKFRKIGGFQEGIPVEPKKKINMKKKDIPIANKISDAELEVEVEKLKQQILDSKESSVEPRLDLDDMIKQLQIEVDQEYSEAVNAIGLSDRMSKLKEEVVKANTDNQFIDPLLKSKIEKLKEEFDQKLSTAPNFGRLENKVNMLKELSKVKRLQDQNKRTSALEQELKTKFDGIMKNPRIKEKYEALKSEIQAAGASSSRDLDDDLKQKIVEFNKEFDSLLAESLKSAGMEVKIAPARPRDSSGESAELGYESKIEELREGISKEIEKLANSSNIKSKIELLKLEVAKAGETPDTESKNRIAALVQQIKQSLEEAVDSSSLKEEYENLVSKISSRDSEVEDGLTNDQLREKVGANRSFS, encoded by the exons ATGGCTTCTTCCTCTGCTGCTGCATCTCTTGCCGGCGGTTCGGCCTCGGATCTGCTGAGGGGTTCAACAAGTGGATTCAGCGGTGTCCCTTTGAGGACTTTAGGGAGGGCAAGGTTGCCCTTGAAGCAAAGGGACTTCTCAGTGTCTTGTAAGATGAGGAAGGTGAAGAAGCATGAGCACCCTTGGCCTGATAACCCTGATCCCAATGTGAAAGGCGGGGTGCTGAGCCACCTCTCACCTTTCAAACCACTCAAGGAGAAGCCGAAACCGGTCACTTTGGATTTCGAGAAGCCCCTTATTGCTCTGCAAAAGAAGATCATAGAT GTGCGGAAGATGGCAAACGAAACTGGTTTGGATTTTAGTGATCAGATTCTCTCATTGGAAACCAAGTACCAGCAG GCTTTGAAGGATTTATACACGCATCTGACTCCTATTCAGCGGGTCAACATTGCACGGCATCCTAACAGGCCGACTTTCCTTGATCATATCTATAACATTACTGACAAG TTTGTGGAACTCCATGGTGATCGAGCAGGTTACGATGACCCTGCTATTGTTACTGGTATAGGGACTATAGATGGTAGAAGGTACATGTTCATTGGTCAGCAAAAGGGTAGAAATACCAAAGAAAACATTCAGCGGAACTTTGGGATGCCAACTCCACATGG TTATAGGAAGGCTCTTCGCTTAATGGAATATGCAGATCACCATGGGTTTCCAATTGTTACTTTCATTGACACGCCTGGGGCATATGCTGACCTTAAATCAGAGGAACTGGGTCAA GGTGAAGCGATTGCTCATAATCTGAGATCCATGTTTGGCCTGAAAGTTCCAGTTATATCCATAGTTATTGGAGAAGGTGGTTCTGGTGGTGCCCTTGCTATTGGATGTGGCAACAAATTACTTATGCTTGAAAATGCAGTTTTCTATGTTGCCAG TCCTGAGGCATGTGCAGCAATCTTGTGGAAGAGTGCTAAAGCAGCACCAAAG GCTGCTGAGAAACTGAGGATCACAGCCAGTGAATTGTGCCGATTGGAAATTGCAGATGGGGTTATCCCT GAGCCACTTGGTGGTGCACATGCAGATCCATCTTGGACCTCGCAACAGATAAAAAAAGCAGTCAATGAAGCCATGGAT GAGCTCACCAAGATGAATACCGAAGAGCTACTACGACATCGCATGCTTAAGTTCCGCAAGATTGGTGGGTTCCAGGAAGGAATTCCTGTAGAACCTAAGAAGAAAATCAACATGAAGAAGAAAGATATACCAATTGCCAATAAGATTTCGGATGCCGAATTAGAGGTTGAGGTTGAGAAACTGAAGCAGCAAATCTTGGATTCTAAGGAATCCTCTGTTGAGCCGAGATTAGATCTGGATGATATGATAAAGCAACTGCAaatagaggttgaccaagagtaCTCTGAGGCAGTTAATGCCATTGGCTTGTCTGACAGGATGTCAAAACTAAAGGAGGAGGTTGTGAAAGCAAACACAGATAACCAATTTATTGATCCGTTGCTGAAGAGTAAGATAGAAAAGCTAAAGGAGGAGTTTGATCAGAAATTGTCCACGGCACCCAACTTTGGCAGGCTGGAGAATAAGGTTAACATGTTGAAAGAATTGTCTAAGGTAAAGCGTTTGCAAGATCAGAACAAGCGAACTTCTGCACTGGAGCAAGAATTGAAGACAAAATTCGATGGCATCATGAAGAATCCAAGAATAAAGGAAAAGTACGAGGCATTGAAGTCTGAAATTCAAGCTGCCGGGGCATCCTCCTCTAGGGATTTGGATGATGATCTGAAGCAGAAAATTGtggagtttaataaagaatttgaCTCGCTGCTGGCTGAGTCTTTGAAGTCAGCCGGCATGGAAGTTAAGATTGCTCCGGCAAGGCCACGAGACAGCTCAGGGGAGTCTGCAGAGTTAGGATATGAATCGAAGATAGAAGAATTAAGAGAGGGTATAAGTAAGGAAATCGAGAAGTTGGCGAACTCATCCAACATTAAGAGCAAGATTGAACTATTGAAATTGGAGGTTGCTAAGGCTGGAGAGACACCTGATACAGAATCAAAAAATAGAATTGCTGCTTTGGTGCAACAAATTAAGCAGAGCCTTGAAGAGGCTGTTGACTCGTCTAGCTTGAAAGAGGAGTATGAAAATCTGGTTTCTAAGATTTCCAGCAGAGATTCGGAAGTGGAAGATGGTCTCACCAATGATCAGTTGCGAGAGAAAGTTGGTGCAAACCGCAGCTTTTCTTAA